From Aspergillus chevalieri M1 DNA, chromosome 4, nearly complete sequence, a single genomic window includes:
- a CDS encoding putative MFS multidrug transporter (COG:G;~EggNog:ENOG410QDYM;~InterPro:IPR020846,IPR011701,IPR036259;~PFAM:PF07690;~TransMembrane:11 (i81-102o122-140i152-175o181-198i205-224o236-256i315-334o346-373i394-414o420-440i492-514o);~go_function: GO:0022857 - transmembrane transporter activity [Evidence IEA];~go_process: GO:0055085 - transmembrane transport [Evidence IEA]), with protein MAGDHKFSSEEKPRDSETSSTHVDAILKNALKEDNGVIVPQTDQPESLDKAQRTPSDPKIELTEADCYDQLGYSFSSLKKWTIIMVIFLVQVSMNFNTSLYSNAVGGISEEFNVSKQAARCGAMIFLVLYAFGCELWAPWSEELGRKPILQASLFLVNIWQIPVAIAPNFATIIVGRALGGLSSAGGSVTLGMIADLWEAEDQQYAVACVVFSSVAGSVIGPVVGGFVEQFLPWRWNIWIQLIFGGFVQALHFVLVPETRTTIMLDKIAKRKRKSGENLNVYGPNELVPYRERFSVREVLVTWIRPFRMFLTEPIVMTLSLLSGFSDALIFMFIQSFALVYGQWNFSAWAIGLSFIPILVGYFIAYASFIPVFRRNKAQRLRWPDDERTQYESRLWWLLYTAPCLPIGLFGFAWTSLSNVHWIGSMIFAAIVGIANYAIYMATIDYMICAYGPYSASATGGNGWARDFLAGVLTVPATPFYQNIGGKYHLEYASTILGCISFVLVLAVYVVYWYGPTLRKRSPFAQQLSDARAEMHQHMAQGQGVSQLNSRANSFVRSQQNLRIRQTLGSRQNSYIASRDPSQANSRVASQANSRVASRRNSLS; from the exons ATGGCGGGTGATCATAAATTCTCCTCCGAGGAGAAGCCCCGCGACAGCGAGACTTCCTCCACTCATGTGGACGCGATTCTCAAAAACGCCCTCAAGGAAGACAACGGTGTCATTGTACCCCAAACCGACCAGCCTGAGTCTCTGGACAAGGCTCAGCGTACCCCATCCGACCCCAAGATTGAGCTCACCGAGGCCGACTGTTACGACCAGTTGGGCTACTCCTTTTCGTCGTTGAAAAAGTGGACAATCATCATGGTCATCTTCTTGGTCCAGGTTTCGATGAACTTCAATACCAGTCTCTACTCCAACGCCGTCGGGGGAATTTCGGAGGAGTTCAACGTCAGCAAGCAGGCTGCTCGTTGTGGTGCCATGATCTTCCTGGTCTTGTACGCCTTTGGCTGCGAATTGTGGGCTCCGTGGAGTGAGGAGCTTGGCCGCAAGCCTATCCTCCAAGCCAGTCTCTTTCTTGTCAACATTTGGCAGATTCCTGTTGCTATCGCTCCCAATTTCGCCACCATCATAGTTGGTCGGGCCCTGGGTGGTCTGTCGTCTGCCGGTGGCTCTGTCACCCTTGGCATGATTGCCGACCTGTGGGAGGCTGAAGACCAGCAGTATGCTGTGGCCTGCGTTGTCTTCTCGTCCGTTGCTGGTTCCGTCATCGGCCCTGTCGTTGGTGGTTTCGTTGAACAATTCCTGCCCTGGCGCTGGAACATCTGGATCCAGTTGATCTTTGGCGGTTTTGTCCAGGCCCTGCACTTCGTCCTCGTGCCCGAAACCAGAACTACCATCATGCTCGACAAGATCGCCAAGCGGAAGCGTAAGAGCGGCGAGAATCTCAATGTGTATGGCCCCAACGAGCTGGTACCCTACAGGGAGCGCTTTTCGGTCCGTGAGGTTCTTGTCACTTGGATTCGTCCGTTCCGCATGTTCTTGACGGAGCCCATTGTCATGACTCTCTCGCTCCTCAGTGGATTCAGCGACGCTCTGATTTTCATGTTTATCCAGTCGTTTGCCTTGGTGTACGGACAGTGGAACTTCAGCGCCTGGGCCATTGGTCTATCCTTCATTCCCATCCTTGTCGGCTACTTCATTGCCTATGCATCTTTCATTCCCGTGTTCCGTCGGAACAAGGCCCAGCGTCTTCGCTGGCCGGACGACGAGCGCACGCAGTACGAATCTCGTCTTTGGTGGTTGTTGTACACAGCACCCTGTCTACCCATTGGTCTCTTTGGCTTCGCCTGGACCAGCTTGTCGAACGTCCACTGGATTGGAAGCATGATTTTCGCGGCCATTGTCGGCATTGCCAATTACGCTATTTACATGGCCACCATTGACTACATGATCTGTGCCTACGGACCCTACTCAGCCTCGGCGACTGGTGGCAACGGCTGGGCCAGAGACTTCTTGGCTGGTGTTCTGACTGTGCCTGCTACTCCTTTCTATCAGA ACATTGGCGGCAAATATCACCTTGAGTATGCGTCTACTATTCTTG GCTGTATTTCTTTCGTTCTCGTGCTTGCAGTGTACGTTGTCTACTGGTACGGACCAACTCTTCGCAAACGCTCGCCATTTGCCCAACAGCTCTCGGACGCCCGTGCGGAGATGCATCAGCACATGGCTCAGGGACAAGGAGTTTCCCAGCTCAACTCTCGTGCCAACTCGTTTGTGAGGTCGCAGCAGAACCTTCGCATCCGACAGACATTGGGAAGTCGCCAGAACAGCTACATCGCATCACGCGATCCCTCGCAAGCCAACTCCCGTGTTGCTTCCCAAGCTAACTCCCGTGTTGCCTCTCGTCGCAACTCCCTGTCTTAA
- a CDS encoding uncharacterized protein (COG:S;~EggNog:ENOG410PNBS) gives MNHPSAEPSLPPQSSPRSRLSISEHRRSALASLNSNMADSTVAQSDPRSSSKPRASNGGSPILATTGDPHHHHRTPSLGELHQELEQEQEAQVNRLLQMIRSQQAQLQQLQQQQQPQSSGTAIVDETTPHSDSTPFPPFPPLPTASGRTSTQLSPSFSSRRQSRPSSQAASPNLRPQPSLHHLRGPPEGLESLAGTSDNAASRSNSRDECAFYQAEAAMLSRENQMLRQRIRDLERQVASQTQPDSAVDKT, from the exons ATGAACCATCCTTCCGCCGAACCGTCTCTTCCCCCGCAGAGCTCGCCGCGCAGCCGTCTATCTATCTCGGAACATCGTCGTTCAGCATTGGCCAGCTTGAATTCAAATATGGCCGACTCTACCGTGGCCCAATCCGATCCCCGGTCCTCCTCCAAACCCCGTGCAAGCAACGGCGGCAGTCCGATTTTGGCCACCACCGGCGATccacaccatcatcatcgcacTCCCTCACTGGGAGAATTGCATCAGGAGCTCGAGCAGGAACAGGAAGCTCAGGTG AACCGACTCCTGCAGATGATTCGCTCCCAGCAGGCCCAACTCCAACAGcttcagcaacagcagcaaccgcagTCCTCTGGAACCGCCATTGTCGACGAGACTACCCCACATTCCGATTCTACGCCATTCCCACCCTTCCCGCCACTCCCCACGGCAAGTGGCCGAACTTCCACCCAATTGTCTCCCTCGTTCTCCAGTCGTCGACAATCTCGGCCATCTAGTCAGGCCGCGTCCCCTAATCTCCGACCGCAACCCTCCCTGCACCATCTGCGTGGACCCCCGGAAGGGTTGGAGTCACTTGCGGGCACCAGTGATAACGCCGCGTCGCGGAGTAACAGCAGAGATGAGTGCGCATTTTACCAGGCAGAAGCAGCCATGCTTTCTCGCGAAAATCAGATGTTGCGTCAGCGAATCCGGGATTTAG AGCGACAAGTTGCATCCCAAACCCAACCCGACTCGGCGGTCGACAAGACTTGA
- the CAT2 gene encoding carnitine O-acetyltransferase CAT2 (COG:I;~EggNog:ENOG410PIH4;~InterPro:IPR000542,IPR042232,IPR042231,IPR039551;~PFAM:PF00755;~go_function: GO:0016746 - transferase activity, transferring acyl groups [Evidence IEA]), whose product MFTASARSRLSTTFTRQRLSPTPSILARSSPIMAPRRNASSVPEGYKEDLSKGKMLRFEDSLPRLPVPSLEETAKRYLKSVHPIVTDAEYERTKKAVEAFIRPGGSGQTLQERLLARAADPNCRNWLTEWWNNAAYLGYRDPVIPYVSYFYSFKDDRARREPAKRAASIASAALEFKKQVDDGSLEPEYMRGQPMAMGSYEYMFNCCRVPGDGVDAPRKFAAQENEHIVVVRKNQFFKVPTVVNGEPLNFSELQRQFERIYEIAQRAPPVGVLTVANRDLWNDARKQLLAADPVNEQTLKDIESAGFLVCLDDATPVTLEERAHQYWHGDGCNRWFDKPLQFIINDNGTAGFMGEHSMMDGSPTHRLNDTLNSFIFNNKIDLSDKSVRSNLADPRPIEFKVNDAVQESITAAHKEHSQQIGSHELVVQAYQGYGKGLIKKFKCSPDAYVQMIIQLAYFKMYGKNRPTYESASTRKFQEGRTETIRTVSDDSTAFCKAHQDSSVPREEVVRLFRTALASHTKYTMDASDGRGVDRHLFGLKKLLKDGEQLPDLYQDPAYSYSGSWYLSTSQLSSEFFNGYGWSQVIDDGFGIAYMVNENSLNFNIVCKRIGANRMSYYLNEAANDLRDLLMPDLAAQAEKAKL is encoded by the exons ATGTTCACGGCTTCTGCACGAAGCCGTCTTTCCACCACCTTCACACGGCAACGTCTTTCTCCTACCCCCTCTATTCTCGCCAGATCA TCCCCCATCATGGCTCCTCGTCGCAATGCATCTTCCGTCCCTGAGG GATACAAGGAAGACCTCTCTAAGGGCAAAATGCTCCGTTTTGAAGACTCTCTCCCTCGTCTGCCAGTCCCGTCTCTCGAGGAAACCGCCAAGCGTTACCTGAAATCCGTCCACCCTATCGTCACCGATGCCGAGTACGAGCGTACCAAGAAGGCCGTCGAGGCTTTCATTCGTCCTGGTGGCTCGGGCCAGACATTGCAGGAGCGGTTGTTGGCGCGCGCGGCAGACCCAAATTGCCGGAACTGGTTGACGGAGTGGTGGAATAACGCTGCATACTTGGGATACCGGGACCCTGTTATCCCCTATGTCTCGTACTTCTATTCGTTCAAGGATGACCGGGCACGGCGCGAGCCTGCTAAGCGAGCGGCTTCTATTGCCTCTGCTGCGCTGGAGTTCAAGAAGCAGGTTGACGATGGTTCGTTGGAGCCGGAGTACATGCGTGGCCAGCCTATGGCTATGGGCTCGTATGAGTACATGTTTAACTGCTGCCGTGTCCCTGGCGATGGCGTCGATGCGCCTCGCAAGTTCGCTGCTCAGGAGAATGAGcatattgttgttgtgcgCAAGAACCAGTTCTTCAAGGTGCCGACTGTTGTCAACGGCGAGCccctcaacttctccgaACTGCAGAGACAGTTTGAGCGTATCTATGAGATTGCGCAGCGCGCTCCCCCGGTGGGTGTCTTGACCGTTGCCAACCGGGACCTCTGGAACGATGCCCGGAAGCAGCTGCTTGCAGCCGATCCGGTCAACGAGCAGACACTGAAGGATATCGAGTCTGCTGGTTTCCTTGTCTGCCTCGATGATGCCACCCCCGTCACCCTGGAGGAGCGGGCCCACCAGTACTGGCACGGCGACGGCTGCAACCGCTGGTTCGACAAGCCGCTGCAGTTCATCATCAACGACAACGGTACTGCCGGTTTCATGGGTGAGCACAGCATGATGGACGGTAGCCCCACCCACCGCTTGAACGACACCCTCAactccttcatcttcaacaacAAGATCGACCTCTCCGACAAGTCCGTCCGCTCCAACCTTGCTGACCCCCGCCCCATCGAGTTCAAAGTGAACGACGCCGTGCAGGAGTCCATCACCGCCGCCCACAAGGAGCACAGCCAGCAGATCGGCTCGCACGAACTGGTCGTCCAGGCCTACCAGGGTTACGGAAAGGGTCTGATCAAGAAGTTCAAGTGCAGCCCCGACGCGTACGTCCAAATGATCATCCAGCTAGCGTACTTCAAGATGTACGGCAAGAACCGTCCCACCTACGAGTCCGCCTCGACCCGTAAGTTCCAGGAGGGCCGTACGGAGACCATCCGTACCGTCTCTGACGACAGCACCGCCTTCTGCAAGGCCCATCAAGATTCCTCTGTGCCCCGCGAGGAAGTCGTGCGTCTCTTCCGCACCGCTCTCGCCTCGCACACCAAGTACACCATGGACGCCAGCGACGGCCGCGGTGTCGACCGCCACCTGTTCGGTCTGAAGAAGCTACTCAAGGACGGCGAGCAGCTGCCCGATCTCTACCAGGACCCTGCCTACAGCTACAGTGGCTCGTGGTACCTGTCAACCAGCCAGCTGAGCTCGGAGTTCTTCAACGGATACGGATGGAGCCAGGTCATCGATGATGGATTCGGTATTGCGTACATGGTTAACGAGAACAG CCTCAACTTCAACATCGTCTGCAAGCGCATCGGCGCAAACCGTATGAGCTACTACCTCAACGAGGCTGCGAATGACCTGCGGGATCTGCTGATGCCTGACCTTGCGGCTCAGGCTGAAAAGGCTAAGCTGTAA